TAAGTAAGTGCATTAACCAGAGGCCACCAACCATAGCTAACGGTAATGTCCCCATGATAATTAACACTTCACCAAATCGTCTAAAGCTCAAATATAAAAGCAACATAATGATGCCAATCGTAATTGGGACAACTGTGGTTAGACGTTCTTTAGCACGTTCCATATACTCATATTGCCCTGACCACCCCAACGAATAACCAGCAGGAAGATCCAGTTGGTCATGTACTGCTTGCTGTGCTTCATGAACATATGAACCAAGATCCCTTCCATCAATATCAACAAATACCCAGCCATTTGGGCGTGCATTTTCAGTTTTGATCATAGGTGGCCCATCTTCATAACGGATCTCCGCTACATCACCCAAAGCAATTCGAGCACCACTCGATGTGATAAGAGGCAAGTTTTGTAATTTAACGACTGAGTCTCGATACGATTGCGGGTACCGAACGTTAATTGGATAACGCTCTAGACCCTCAATGGTTTCACCAACATTCATTCCACCAACGGCTGTTGATATAACCTGCTGAATATCCTTAATATTCAATCCATATCGGGCAGCTTGACGACGTTTAATATCAATCGTGACATAGCGACCACCAGCAACACGCTCTGCGTAAACAGAAGTCGTTCCTTTGATATTGTTTAAAATCGGTTCTAACTCAGCACCTATCTTTTCAATGACGTTAAGATCTGGTCCTGCTACTTTTATTCCGATTGGTGTTTTAATCCCTGTCGCCAGCATATCGATACGAGTTTTAATCGGCATTACCCATGCGTTTGTAATTCCGGGAAATTGAATCAGTTGGTCTAGCTCGTTTTTAATTGATTCAGTTGTGACGCCGTCACGCCACTCATCTTTAGGTTTGAACTGAATAACCGTTTCGATCATCGTTAATGGTGCTGGATCAGTCGCCGTCTCTGCTCGACCTATTTTTCCCCATACCGTATCTACTTCAGGTACTGTTTTTATTAGCTTATTGGTTTGCTGCAATAGTTCTCGTGCTTTACCAATGGATATGCCAGGATATGTAGTAGGCATATACATTAAATCTCCTTCATCTAATGGAGGAATAAACTCACTCCCCATCTTAGATATTGGATAATAAGCGGAGCCCATTAGCACCATAGCAACAAGTAACATCGTTTTAGGGAAACGCAAGCTCACATTAAGTAACGGTCGATATAATGAAACCAGTGTTTTATTAATTGGGTTCTTATGCTCAGGTAAGATCTTTCCTCGTACAAAATAGCCCATTAATACGGGTACCAACGTAATAGCTAAGCCAGCAGATGCCGCCATCGCAAAGGTTTTAGTAAAGGCTAATGGAGAAAACATTTTTCCTTCTTGCCCTTCAAGAGCAAAAACAGGCACAAAACTTAAGGTTATGATAAGTAATGAGAAAAATAGCGGTGGACCGACTTCTTCTGCCGCTTTACCAATCACTTGCCAACGGTTTTTATCGGTTAATGGGGTTTTCTCTATATGCTTATGAACGTTTTCGATCATTACGATCGCGCCATCCACCATTGCGCCTATGGCTATCGCAATACCACCTAAGGACATAATATTGGCGTTAATACCTTGCCAATGCATTACGATAAAAGCACTCAAGATCCCAACGGGTAAACTTAATGCGATGACCAATGAAGACCGTATGTGGAATAAGAACAGAGCACAAACAATTGCAACAACAATGAACTCTTCAGCTAATTTCTCCCAAAGGTTCTTCACTGCGTGATCGATTAATGTTGAGCGATCGTAAGTAGCTTTTATTTCAACGCCATCTGGCAACCCTTTTTGAAGTTGAGTTAACTTTTCTTTCACGTTAGCAATAACTTCGCTGGCGTTCTCACCAAATCGCATCACAATCACACCACCAACAGCTTCCCCCTCTCCATTAAACTCAGAGATCCCTCGGCGCATTTGTGGGCCCAAATTAATATCAGCAATATCACCTAATAACAGTGGCGTACCTTTATCTGTTACTTTTAGTGGTAAGGATTGAATATCTTCAATACTGCTTAAGTAACCTGATGTACGTACCATATGTTCAGCTTCTGCAATCTCAACAACAGACGCGCCAGCTTCTTGATTTCCCTCTTTGATGGCTTTATTAACCTGTTGTAAGGTTAAGTTGTAAGCTCTTAACTTATCAGGGTCAATTTCAACCTGATATTGCTTTACCATTCCGCCTACCGTAGCAACTTCCGATACACCATCAACCGTTTGTAATTCATATTTTAAAAACCAATCTTGCAAACTGCGTAGTTCAGCAAGATCATGCTGACCGGTTTTATCTTGTAATACATAGCTATACACCCAACCAACACCAGTAGCATCTGGACCTAATGTGGGTTTTGCTTCTGCTGGTAACTTAGGCGCAACTTGACTTAAATACTCTAAAACACGCGAACGTGCCCAGTACATGTCAGTATCATCGTTAAAAATGATATATACATAAGAATCGCCAAAAAATGAATAACCTCGAACCGTCTCAGCTCCAGGTACGGCTAACATGGCTGTCGTTAAAGGATAAGTAACCTGATCTTCCACCACTTGTGGTGCTTGTCCTGGATAACTTGTTTTGATGATCACTTGAACATCTGAAAGATCCGGCAAAGCATCAACAGGCGTATTCTTTACACTGTAAATTCCTGCAACAACAAGAGCAAAAGTAGCAACTAAAACTAAAAATCGATTTTTAATAGACCAACGTATAATTGCGGGGATCATAATGCTTCCCCTTCTTTTTCAATTTCTAGTAATTTGAATTCATCATTGTCTTTTCGCACTAAAAACTGAACGGCTTCACCTTCATGAAAAGCAGAAAGGTCAATGTTATTTTCAACCGAAAAATTCATTTCCCCCGCTTTCCAATCCCATTGTGAAACGGCTTTATGTTCAAAAGTCACCATCCCAAAATCAGCCATTAACATAGTGATATCACCCGATATCCAAATACTGTTTTCAGGGCCATTGATACGGCTTAATTCTGCGGTTTTGCTTGACTCAGAATCCAATAAGAATTGAGCAGATTTAACTACTTTATCGTTTTCTTTCAACCCCTTAACAACTTCTGTCTTATTCCCTGCTTCTCGTCCTACAACAATTCGAGCAGAACGATATTTACCATTTCCCTCATCTAATACTACGCGAGTCATACCGCCAGAACGAATAACAGACTGACGCGGAATAGTTAATACTTCCTCTTTGGTTTTAGGCTGTATGGTTATATTGGCAAACATATTTGGTTTTAAGGCACCATCTTGATTATCAAACTTCAAGCGCATACGCATAGTACGTGTTTTTGGATCTAGAATGGGATAAACATAATCCACTTCACCTTCCCATGTTTTTCCAGGAACCGCATCCAGTGTCATTACTGCTTTATTACCCGAAGATAACCAATGAGCTTGACGTTCAAATACTTCGGCATCAACCCATACGTCCTCTAATGGACCAGCGGTTATCACGATTTGTGAAGGTGATAAATACCCTCCTTCACGAATATTAAGGCTCGCAATTACACCATTTGAAGTTGCTTTTATCTCTATGTTTTTATTAGCTTTACCTGTTCTAACAATAGAGTTAATTTGGGGTTTATCAACACCTAATGAATACAAACGTTCTCGCGCACCTTTTACCAAACCTTTACGCCCTGTTCGATAGGCATTCAATAACTCCTCTTGAGCTTTGACTAACTCTGGAGAATAAATTGTAAATAGCACATCGCCTTTATTTACTCTCTCGCCTATCGCGTTTATGTTGAGTGTTTCAACCCAACCAGCAACTCGTACGTTCACTTGCCATAATTTACTTTCATCGAAAGCAATGTAACCTACGGTATCGATATTTGGTGAGAGAATCGTTTTTTCTACAAATGCACTTTTCACTCCAAGATTGTTAACCACACTTGGGTCAATCGTCACT
The window above is part of the Aliivibrio fischeri ATCC 7744 = JCM 18803 = DSM 507 genome. Proteins encoded here:
- a CDS encoding efflux RND transporter permease subunit, with the translated sequence MIPAIIRWSIKNRFLVLVATFALVVAGIYSVKNTPVDALPDLSDVQVIIKTSYPGQAPQVVEDQVTYPLTTAMLAVPGAETVRGYSFFGDSYVYIIFNDDTDMYWARSRVLEYLSQVAPKLPAEAKPTLGPDATGVGWVYSYVLQDKTGQHDLAELRSLQDWFLKYELQTVDGVSEVATVGGMVKQYQVEIDPDKLRAYNLTLQQVNKAIKEGNQEAGASVVEIAEAEHMVRTSGYLSSIEDIQSLPLKVTDKGTPLLLGDIADINLGPQMRRGISEFNGEGEAVGGVIVMRFGENASEVIANVKEKLTQLQKGLPDGVEIKATYDRSTLIDHAVKNLWEKLAEEFIVVAIVCALFLFHIRSSLVIALSLPVGILSAFIVMHWQGINANIMSLGGIAIAIGAMVDGAIVMIENVHKHIEKTPLTDKNRWQVIGKAAEEVGPPLFFSLLIITLSFVPVFALEGQEGKMFSPLAFTKTFAMAASAGLAITLVPVLMGYFVRGKILPEHKNPINKTLVSLYRPLLNVSLRFPKTMLLVAMVLMGSAYYPISKMGSEFIPPLDEGDLMYMPTTYPGISIGKARELLQQTNKLIKTVPEVDTVWGKIGRAETATDPAPLTMIETVIQFKPKDEWRDGVTTESIKNELDQLIQFPGITNAWVMPIKTRIDMLATGIKTPIGIKVAGPDLNVIEKIGAELEPILNNIKGTTSVYAERVAGGRYVTIDIKRRQAARYGLNIKDIQQVISTAVGGMNVGETIEGLERYPINVRYPQSYRDSVVKLQNLPLITSSGARIALGDVAEIRYEDGPPMIKTENARPNGWVFVDIDGRDLGSYVHEAQQAVHDQLDLPAGYSLGWSGQYEYMERAKERLTTVVPITIGIIMLLLYLSFRRFGEVLIIMGTLPLAMVGGLWLMHLLNFNFSIAVGVGFIALAGVAVEIGVIMLVYLNQAWHEKQLIAQEKNNVLTQQDLTHAIEDGAGLRVRPVMMTVLTVIIGLIPIMYGSGTGSEVMQRIAAPMIGGMASALLLTLLVLPAVFKLWKQSQCK
- a CDS encoding efflux RND transporter periplasmic adaptor subunit, which codes for MKSLKIAVLSVVIGGAIGAGSMNLYSAHSMNMVSMNSDSASVNSNNEPLYWVAPMDANYRRDQPGKSPMGMDLVPVYADDAKGEKAPVGTVTIDPSVVNNLGVKSAFVEKTILSPNIDTVGYIAFDESKLWQVNVRVAGWVETLNINAIGERVNKGDVLFTIYSPELVKAQEELLNAYRTGRKGLVKGARERLYSLGVDKPQINSIVRTGKANKNIEIKATSNGVIASLNIREGGYLSPSQIVITAGPLEDVWVDAEVFERQAHWLSSGNKAVMTLDAVPGKTWEGEVDYVYPILDPKTRTMRMRLKFDNQDGALKPNMFANITIQPKTKEEVLTIPRQSVIRSGGMTRVVLDEGNGKYRSARIVVGREAGNKTEVVKGLKENDKVVKSAQFLLDSESSKTAELSRINGPENSIWISGDITMLMADFGMVTFEHKAVSQWDWKAGEMNFSVENNIDLSAFHEGEAVQFLVRKDNDEFKLLEIEKEGEAL